One stretch of Bosea vaviloviae DNA includes these proteins:
- a CDS encoding SDR family oxidoreductase, producing MPAAPAVKVAVISGGSSGIGLACARCLLARGYQVVLLARVMDKLHSARAELGPDFAASVELIPTDVDDPASCQAAIEAVTHRYGHIDWLITSAGIVEPGMFLDLDLATHRAQMETNYFGTLHLIQAVVPVMRPMGGRITLVSSGAAFLGIVGYSAYAPSKFAVRALAEILRLELEPEGIAISVAFPPDTETPQLARERQSRPPVTRLIAEQGGTMTADQVAERIISRAEKGAFILAPSGPVAFLARCHSLYGRLFAWQQRRLLKRFGPQRASSR from the coding sequence ATGCCCGCGGCCCCAGCGGTGAAGGTCGCCGTCATCTCCGGCGGGTCAAGCGGAATAGGCCTGGCCTGCGCCCGCTGTCTCCTGGCGCGGGGCTACCAGGTCGTGCTGCTCGCCCGCGTCATGGACAAGCTCCACAGCGCCCGGGCGGAGCTCGGACCGGATTTCGCGGCCTCCGTCGAACTCATCCCGACCGATGTCGACGACCCGGCTTCCTGTCAGGCTGCGATCGAGGCCGTCACGCATCGCTATGGGCACATCGACTGGCTCATCACCTCAGCCGGGATTGTCGAGCCGGGGATGTTCCTCGATCTCGATCTCGCCACCCACCGGGCGCAGATGGAGACCAACTATTTCGGCACGCTCCATCTGATCCAGGCCGTGGTCCCCGTCATGCGCCCCATGGGCGGCAGGATCACCCTGGTGTCATCCGGGGCAGCCTTCCTGGGCATTGTCGGTTACAGCGCCTATGCGCCGAGCAAATTCGCGGTTCGGGCACTGGCGGAGATCCTGCGCCTGGAACTCGAACCCGAGGGCATTGCAATCAGCGTCGCCTTCCCGCCCGACACCGAAACGCCGCAGCTCGCGCGCGAGAGGCAAAGCCGCCCCCCGGTGACGCGCCTGATTGCGGAGCAAGGGGGGACCATGACGGCCGATCAAGTGGCCGAACGCATCATCAGCCGCGCGGAGAAGGGCGCGTTCATCCTGGCCCCATCCGGACCGGTCGCATTCCTGGCGCGGTGTCATAGCCTTTACGGGCGGCTCTTTGCCTGGCAGCAGCGACGCCTGCTGAAACGGTTCGGGCCACAGCGGGCCTCATCCAGATAA
- a CDS encoding allantoate amidohydrolase produces the protein MPDLAVDEERLWSDIMTLAQIGVLPDGGCDRLALTEADAAARSLLRYWFQQAGLNVSVDPIGNVFGRREGTQPGLPPVFVGSHIDTQSPGGKFDGVLGVLAGLECIRTLNRAGIKTRYPIEVVNWTNEEGARFAPGLMGSAVFTGQLDLAAAHASKDPSGVSVAEALTRIRHLGDAPMQRPVDSYFELHIEQGDRLQQAGHRIGVVIGSEFNCFADITCIGENGHAQATPMAQRRNPLAAAAELITAIEAIGHRNAPVGSAGVASLRLWPNNRINIPHRVVFTYSGTHPERAGMASMRHEIGEAAAAIARRTGIRIDVEASPDREAIDFDPALAVLVEEIATQQGFSTMRLRSRAGHDAIRMAPYCPTQMIFVPCKDGISHSEFEDCRSDDVAAGANVLLHALHARANRASDR, from the coding sequence TTGCCCGACCTTGCCGTTGACGAGGAACGCCTCTGGTCCGACATCATGACGCTGGCCCAGATCGGTGTTCTGCCCGACGGAGGGTGCGATCGCCTTGCCTTGACCGAGGCAGACGCGGCTGCCAGGAGCCTGTTGCGCTACTGGTTCCAGCAGGCAGGGCTAAACGTTTCGGTTGACCCGATCGGGAACGTTTTCGGGCGGCGCGAGGGCACTCAGCCTGGCCTGCCGCCGGTCTTTGTGGGCAGTCACATCGATACCCAGTCGCCAGGTGGTAAGTTCGACGGCGTGCTGGGCGTCTTGGCGGGTCTCGAATGCATCCGCACACTCAACCGGGCGGGCATAAAGACCCGCTATCCAATCGAAGTCGTCAACTGGACCAACGAGGAAGGCGCGCGCTTCGCTCCGGGCTTGATGGGATCTGCGGTCTTCACCGGACAGCTCGATCTTGCTGCCGCCCATGCGTCGAAGGATCCATCTGGCGTCTCCGTCGCCGAAGCGCTGACGCGCATTCGCCATCTTGGCGATGCGCCCATGCAGCGTCCGGTCGACAGCTATTTCGAGCTTCACATCGAACAGGGCGACAGGCTGCAGCAGGCCGGGCACAGGATCGGCGTGGTCATTGGCAGCGAATTCAACTGCTTTGCCGACATCACCTGCATTGGCGAGAACGGCCACGCACAGGCGACCCCAATGGCCCAACGACGCAACCCGTTAGCCGCGGCCGCCGAATTGATTACGGCGATCGAGGCGATTGGCCATCGCAACGCTCCTGTCGGGTCGGCTGGTGTGGCGTCGTTGAGGCTTTGGCCCAACAACCGGATCAACATTCCTCATCGCGTGGTGTTCACTTACTCGGGCACGCATCCTGAGCGCGCTGGCATGGCTTCGATGCGGCACGAGATCGGCGAGGCTGCTGCCGCGATAGCGCGTCGCACCGGCATCCGCATCGATGTTGAAGCGTCGCCTGATCGCGAAGCGATCGACTTCGATCCAGCTCTCGCCGTGCTCGTCGAGGAAATTGCGACGCAGCAGGGCTTCAGCACCATGCGCCTGCGCTCCCGCGCCGGACATGACGCCATCCGAATGGCTCCCTATTGTCCCACGCAGATGATCTTCGTGCCCTGCAAGGACGGTATATCGCATAGCGAATTCGAGGATTGCCGGAGCGACGACGTGGCAGCGGGGGCAAATGTGCTTCTGCACGCCCTGCATGCTCGCGCCAACAGGGCGAGTGATCGATAG
- a CDS encoding flotillin family protein, with translation MNYVSILTIAGIAVALIVGIGVVMAALYTRSTRDKAYVRTGLGGKRVVLDGGSLILPIFHSYAWVQLSTLRLEVQRSEAESLITADRMRADITAEFYVRVKPDEENIALAAQTLGDRTNDADLLRKLVEAKFVDALRSVAATMTLKDLQEKRAEFVKSVQEAVAADLQSNGLELETVSLTRLDQTDIKHFNEHNTFDAEGLTALTRITETRRRERNDVLRETEVTIAAKDREAALQRLTIQREQRDAELSQERDIANKTAETRAEKARAEQTARLSEETARLDAERGIAKSEAEAKQATATARIEAEKGIAQSEALAKRATETARIDAAIAIAEKSEAESQAKAKAESAKADAVTAEEQVETARAVEIAERAKQIAVIDARREAERDATRITVNAQAEREAADNLAQAMLTRATADADSNKIKASGIIALGDAEAKRERVLNEARNALSPQMVDFELTKQRIAIIPEALEQAMKPIEKISDIRIFSAGNLLGAMNGGSPGQSGQSPISDLSSQLLSFGAQKPIIDEILAQAGFRGGDPVDALLGATQKRTAEAQAIEEAGDPTPSKN, from the coding sequence ATGAACTACGTCTCCATCCTCACGATCGCGGGTATCGCGGTCGCGCTGATCGTCGGCATCGGCGTAGTCATGGCTGCGCTGTATACCCGCTCGACGCGCGACAAGGCCTATGTCCGCACCGGCCTCGGCGGGAAACGCGTCGTCCTCGACGGCGGTTCGCTGATCCTGCCGATCTTCCACTCCTATGCCTGGGTGCAGCTCAGCACGCTGCGGCTCGAAGTCCAGCGCAGCGAAGCGGAATCGCTGATCACGGCCGACCGCATGCGCGCCGACATCACCGCCGAGTTCTATGTCCGGGTGAAGCCCGACGAGGAGAACATCGCCCTCGCCGCCCAGACGCTGGGCGACCGCACCAACGACGCCGACCTGCTGCGCAAGCTGGTCGAGGCCAAGTTCGTCGACGCGCTGCGCTCGGTCGCTGCCACGATGACGCTGAAAGATCTGCAGGAGAAGCGGGCCGAGTTCGTCAAATCGGTCCAGGAGGCGGTTGCCGCCGATCTGCAGTCCAACGGCCTCGAACTCGAGACGGTTTCGCTGACGCGCCTCGACCAGACCGACATCAAGCATTTCAACGAACACAACACCTTCGACGCCGAGGGCCTGACGGCGCTGACGCGGATCACCGAGACCAGGCGCCGCGAACGCAACGACGTCCTGCGCGAAACCGAGGTCACGATCGCCGCCAAGGATCGTGAGGCCGCCCTGCAGCGTCTGACGATTCAGCGCGAGCAGCGCGACGCCGAGCTCAGCCAGGAACGCGACATCGCCAACAAGACCGCCGAGACGCGCGCCGAGAAGGCGCGGGCCGAGCAGACGGCCCGGCTCTCGGAAGAGACCGCGCGTCTCGACGCCGAGCGCGGCATCGCCAAGAGCGAGGCCGAGGCCAAGCAGGCGACGGCCACGGCACGGATCGAGGCCGAGAAAGGCATCGCCCAGAGCGAGGCGCTGGCGAAGCGGGCCACGGAAACGGCGCGGATCGACGCTGCCATCGCCATCGCCGAGAAAAGCGAGGCGGAGTCGCAGGCCAAGGCGAAGGCGGAATCCGCCAAGGCCGATGCGGTGACGGCCGAGGAACAGGTCGAGACGGCGCGCGCCGTCGAGATCGCCGAGCGCGCCAAGCAGATCGCGGTCATCGACGCCCGCCGCGAGGCCGAGCGCGACGCCACGCGCATCACGGTGAACGCCCAGGCCGAGCGCGAGGCGGCCGACAATCTTGCCCAGGCGATGCTCACCAGAGCCACGGCCGACGCCGACTCCAACAAGATCAAGGCCAGCGGCATCATCGCGCTCGGCGATGCCGAGGCCAAGCGCGAACGCGTCCTCAACGAAGCCCGCAATGCGCTCTCGCCGCAAATGGTCGATTTCGAACTCACGAAGCAGCGCATCGCGATCATCCCCGAGGCGCTCGAACAGGCGATGAAGCCAATCGAGAAGATCTCGGACATCAGGATCTTCAGCGCCGGCAATCTGCTGGGCGCGATGAACGGCGGTTCGCCGGGGCAGAGCGGCCAGAGCCCGATCTCCGACCTCAGCAGCCAGCTGCTCAGCTTCGGCGCACAGAAGCCGATCATCGACGAGATTCTGGCGCAAGCCGGCTTCCGCGGCGGCGATCCAGTCGATGCACTCCTGGGCGCGACCCAAAAAAGGACTGCAGAGGCGCAGGCTATCGAAGAGGCCGGCGATCCTACCCCGTCCAAGAATTAG
- a CDS encoding host attachment protein gives MQLPNGAVVALVDGKHFELHRNSGDEASPVLSSMASPDLDETNKSGSSGRDSSSANPTGHQIDEDGHAAAATEWLNQQVLGHKIEKLVIVASPRTLGEMRRHYHKQLQVALVADLSKDLVGKSGQELLAALQAA, from the coding sequence ATGCAGCTACCAAATGGTGCCGTTGTCGCGCTGGTCGATGGGAAGCATTTCGAGCTTCATCGCAACAGCGGCGATGAAGCGAGCCCGGTTCTCTCATCGATGGCATCGCCCGATCTCGACGAGACCAATAAGAGCGGGAGCTCGGGACGCGACTCCAGTTCTGCCAACCCGACAGGCCACCAGATCGATGAAGACGGCCACGCTGCCGCGGCAACCGAATGGCTCAATCAGCAGGTTCTCGGGCACAAGATTGAGAAGCTGGTCATTGTCGCCTCGCCCAGAACACTGGGGGAAATGCGGCGGCATTACCACAAACAGCTTCAAGTCGCTCTCGTGGCAGACCTATCGAAGGACCTCGTTGGAAAAAGCGGGCAGGAGCTGTTGGCCGCTCTTCAAGCCGCTTAA
- a CDS encoding cytochrome P450, protein MHDRPPASETPSGLAAAGSLSKPGALWNKATSWLYRPAPIIERRGPGEFVPCHPEPLRKDPNLVQIVLGARHNLIGGWMAEHYRSGIDSFRIARRQIVVVNSPEYIKYVLVTRHANFERKSPQMRRALEALLGDGLFISDGDVWKKRRPLVADIVHKRRLPEFGQTMEEAALSVADEWARLPEGAEVELTEEMGRLTAAIISRAVFGKSIAREAAQQVVDGFSAYQRAADSFNLGYFLGADEGWPALGGRKRRQAIAMVHGVVENVVNAHLAGEGDAGSMVDLLIRRNQRSAAAPLDVTALRNEAATIFMAGHETTATTLTWAWYLLANAPWVAQKLHEEIEAVCGSRPPTLSDLPQLGWCRAVIQEALRLYPPVPLLPRQAIEADRIGHINVEKSALIMIAPWLLHRAADLWDKPNHFLPERFLNGASINPFAFIPFAVGPRICPGMNFGQDEATLCLAILAQRFDVIPRKDYKVEPVCRLTLRPNGGLPARVMQRSTERRM, encoded by the coding sequence ATGCACGATCGTCCCCCCGCCTCAGAAACGCCCAGCGGCCTGGCCGCAGCGGGCTCCCTGTCGAAGCCGGGCGCACTCTGGAACAAGGCGACGTCGTGGCTCTATCGACCGGCGCCGATCATCGAGCGGCGCGGCCCCGGTGAATTCGTTCCCTGCCATCCGGAGCCGTTGCGGAAAGATCCCAATCTCGTTCAGATCGTGCTCGGCGCGCGCCACAATCTGATCGGCGGGTGGATGGCCGAGCATTACCGCTCCGGAATCGACAGCTTCCGCATCGCGCGCCGGCAGATCGTCGTCGTCAACTCGCCCGAATACATCAAATACGTCCTCGTCACGCGGCACGCCAATTTCGAGCGGAAGAGCCCGCAGATGCGGCGGGCGCTCGAAGCCTTGCTGGGGGACGGCCTCTTCATCAGCGACGGCGATGTCTGGAAGAAGCGCCGCCCCCTCGTCGCGGACATCGTCCACAAGCGCCGCCTGCCGGAATTCGGCCAGACGATGGAGGAGGCCGCCCTCTCCGTCGCCGATGAATGGGCCCGCCTGCCGGAGGGGGCGGAAGTCGAGCTGACCGAAGAGATGGGGCGCCTCACGGCCGCCATCATATCCCGCGCGGTCTTCGGCAAGAGCATCGCCCGCGAGGCGGCGCAACAGGTCGTCGACGGCTTCAGCGCTTATCAACGCGCCGCCGATTCGTTCAATCTCGGCTATTTCCTCGGGGCGGATGAGGGTTGGCCCGCCCTCGGCGGCAGGAAGCGACGCCAGGCGATCGCGATGGTGCACGGCGTGGTCGAGAACGTCGTCAACGCCCATCTCGCCGGCGAGGGCGATGCAGGCTCGATGGTCGATCTGCTGATCCGCCGCAACCAGCGCAGCGCTGCCGCCCCGCTGGACGTCACCGCCCTGCGCAACGAGGCGGCGACGATCTTCATGGCGGGGCATGAGACGACCGCGACGACGCTGACCTGGGCCTGGTATCTCCTGGCGAATGCACCGTGGGTGGCGCAAAAGCTCCATGAGGAAATCGAGGCGGTTTGCGGCAGTCGCCCGCCGACATTGTCGGACCTGCCGCAGCTAGGCTGGTGCCGCGCGGTCATACAGGAGGCCTTACGCCTCTATCCGCCTGTGCCATTGCTGCCGAGGCAGGCGATCGAGGCCGACAGGATAGGCCATATCAACGTCGAGAAATCGGCGCTGATCATGATCGCGCCCTGGCTGCTGCACCGTGCGGCCGATCTCTGGGACAAGCCGAACCATTTCCTGCCGGAGCGGTTTCTCAATGGCGCCAGCATCAACCCCTTCGCCTTCATCCCCTTCGCGGTCGGCCCGCGGATCTGCCCGGGCATGAATTTCGGCCAGGACGAAGCCACGCTCTGCCTGGCGATACTGGCGCAGCGCTTCGATGTGATTCCACGTAAAGACTACAAGGTCGAGCCGGTCTGCAGGCTGACGCTGCGCCCCAATGGTGGACTGCCGGCGCGCGTGATGCAGCGCTCGACCGAGCGTCGCATGTGA
- the cysN gene encoding sulfate adenylyltransferase subunit CysN: MFAADLPTATEPLPGLSQPKGLLRFLTCGSVDDGKSTLIGRLLYDTKLLFDDHLATLEHESKSSSGAAQEIDFSLLVDGLEAEREQGITIDVAYRFFATARRKFIVADTPGHEQYTRNMATGASNADLAIILVDARKGVLTQTRRHSFIASLLGIRHVVLAVNKIDLVGYSQSRFQEIVADYEAFARDLSFETIRAIPVSAKLGDNVTSRGANLDWHAGPSLLGYLESVDVARDARNQPFRLPVQWINRPNMDFRGYSGTIASGSVAVGDEVVASLSGRKSTIRSISTYDGELQDAQAGQAVTITFDDEIDVSRGDVLSDTDQRPDVADQFAAHVIWMHDDHLIPGRPYLLKIGTKTVLCSVTEIKYKVDADNFQHLAAKDLGLNEIGVVNISTREPVAFDSYAANRTTGGFILIDRVSNHSVGAGMIDFALRRATNIHWQPVDLDKQRRAQAKSQRPVVLWFTGLSGSGKSTIANLVEQRLFALGCHTYLLDGDNVRHGLNRDLGFTEVDRVENIRRVAETAKLFVDAGLIVLASFISPFRAERRMARECLEPGEFIEIFVDAPLSVAEGRDPKGLYKRARAGQIKNFTGIDSPYEPPEVPEIHLDTDRVAIERSAELIIDFLRKGRYLKPV, from the coding sequence ATGTTCGCGGCCGACCTCCCAACCGCCACGGAGCCTCTGCCCGGCCTGAGCCAGCCCAAGGGCCTGCTGCGTTTCCTCACGTGCGGTTCGGTCGATGACGGCAAGTCGACGCTGATCGGGAGGCTGCTCTACGACACCAAGCTCCTCTTCGACGATCACTTGGCGACGCTCGAGCACGAGTCGAAGTCAAGCAGTGGCGCAGCTCAGGAGATCGATTTCTCCCTGCTCGTCGATGGGCTGGAGGCGGAGCGCGAGCAGGGCATCACGATCGACGTCGCCTACCGCTTCTTCGCGACGGCCAGGCGGAAATTCATCGTGGCGGACACGCCGGGCCATGAGCAATACACGCGCAACATGGCGACAGGCGCGTCCAATGCCGATCTTGCGATCATTCTCGTCGATGCTCGAAAGGGCGTGCTGACGCAGACGCGCCGGCATTCCTTCATCGCATCGCTGCTCGGGATACGGCACGTCGTCCTGGCGGTGAACAAGATCGATCTCGTCGGCTATTCCCAGTCGCGCTTCCAAGAGATCGTCGCGGATTACGAGGCTTTTGCCCGCGACCTCTCCTTCGAGACGATCAGGGCGATCCCGGTTTCGGCCAAGCTCGGCGACAATGTGACAAGCCGAGGCGCCAATCTCGATTGGCATGCCGGTCCGAGCCTGCTCGGATATCTCGAATCCGTCGACGTCGCGCGCGATGCGCGCAATCAGCCGTTCCGCTTGCCCGTTCAATGGATCAACCGGCCGAACATGGACTTCCGCGGCTATAGCGGCACGATCGCGAGCGGCAGCGTTGCGGTGGGCGATGAGGTCGTCGCCTCCCTGTCGGGACGCAAATCCACGATCCGCTCGATCTCGACCTATGACGGCGAGCTTCAAGACGCCCAGGCCGGCCAGGCCGTGACGATCACCTTCGACGACGAGATCGACGTGTCGCGCGGCGATGTGCTGAGCGACACGGATCAGAGGCCTGATGTCGCCGACCAGTTCGCGGCGCATGTCATCTGGATGCATGACGACCATCTCATCCCGGGTCGTCCCTATCTGCTGAAGATCGGCACCAAGACCGTCCTCTGCAGCGTCACCGAGATCAAATACAAGGTCGATGCCGACAATTTCCAGCACCTCGCCGCAAAAGACCTCGGCCTGAACGAGATCGGCGTCGTCAACATCTCGACTCGCGAGCCGGTCGCGTTCGATTCTTATGCCGCGAACCGGACGACCGGCGGCTTCATCCTGATCGACCGCGTCAGCAACCACTCGGTCGGCGCCGGCATGATCGACTTCGCGCTGCGGCGCGCGACGAATATCCACTGGCAGCCGGTCGACCTCGACAAGCAGCGGCGTGCGCAGGCCAAGAGCCAGCGGCCGGTGGTTTTGTGGTTCACCGGCTTGTCGGGTTCAGGCAAGTCGACGATCGCCAACCTGGTCGAGCAACGCCTTTTCGCGCTGGGTTGCCACACCTATCTGCTCGACGGAGACAATGTCCGCCACGGGCTCAATCGCGATCTCGGCTTCACGGAAGTCGATCGCGTCGAGAATATTCGCCGGGTGGCCGAGACGGCCAAACTCTTCGTCGATGCCGGGCTGATCGTGCTCGCCTCCTTCATCTCCCCCTTCCGCGCCGAACGCCGGATGGCGCGCGAGTGCCTGGAGCCCGGGGAATTCATCGAGATCTTCGTGGACGCGCCGCTCTCGGTGGCGGAGGGGCGCGATCCCAAGGGCCTCTACAAGCGGGCCCGCGCCGGGCAGATCAAGAACTTCACCGGGATCGACAGCCCCTATGAGCCGCCGGAGGTACCTGAAATCCACCTCGATACCGACAGGGTCGCAATCGAGCGATCGGCGGAGCTGATCATCGATTTCCTGAGAAAGGGGCGCTACCTCAAACCGGTCTGA
- the cysD gene encoding sulfate adenylyltransferase subunit CysD, with protein MTHLDALEAESIHIMREVAAEFRKPVMLYSIGKDSSVMLHLAAKAFHPSRPPFPLLHVDTGWKFREMIAFRDAAAKRAEMELLVALNREGHDAGVTPFSQSSSVYTNIMKTDALKEALTQHGFDAAFGGARRDEEKSRAKERIFSFRTQHHGWEPKNQRPELWNLYNTRIDKGESIRVFPLSNWTELDIWQYIMRESIPIVPLYFAAERPVVERGGQLIMVDDERLPLLPGELPQLRSIRFRTLGCYPLTAAMPSSASTLPEIVQEMLVARTSERSGRLIDHDQAGSMEKKKREGYF; from the coding sequence ATGACCCATCTCGACGCGCTGGAAGCCGAGTCGATTCACATCATGCGCGAGGTCGCAGCCGAGTTCCGCAAGCCGGTGATGCTCTATTCCATCGGCAAGGATTCCTCGGTCATGCTGCATCTCGCGGCAAAGGCCTTCCATCCCTCAAGACCGCCTTTTCCCCTCCTGCACGTCGATACCGGCTGGAAGTTCCGCGAGATGATCGCCTTCCGCGACGCCGCGGCGAAGCGGGCGGAGATGGAGCTCCTGGTCGCGCTCAACCGGGAAGGGCACGATGCCGGCGTGACGCCGTTCAGCCAGAGCTCCTCGGTCTACACCAACATCATGAAGACCGACGCCCTAAAGGAGGCGCTGACGCAGCACGGCTTCGACGCGGCGTTCGGCGGCGCCAGGCGCGACGAGGAAAAGAGCCGCGCGAAGGAAAGGATCTTCTCGTTCCGGACGCAACATCACGGCTGGGAGCCCAAGAACCAGCGGCCGGAACTCTGGAACCTCTACAATACGCGGATCGACAAGGGCGAATCGATCCGAGTCTTCCCGCTCTCGAACTGGACCGAGCTCGACATCTGGCAATACATCATGCGGGAGAGCATCCCGATCGTGCCGCTGTACTTCGCGGCCGAGCGGCCGGTCGTCGAGCGCGGCGGCCAGCTCATCATGGTCGATGACGAGCGCCTGCCGCTGCTGCCGGGCGAGCTGCCGCAGCTTCGCAGCATCCGCTTCCGGACGCTCGGCTGCTACCCGCTGACGGCGGCGATGCCCTCCTCGGCCTCGACGCTTCCCGAGATCGTGCAGGAAATGCTCGTCGCGCGCACCTCCGAGCGCTCGGGACGGCTGATCGACCACGACCAGGCCGGATCGATGGAGAAGAAGAAGCGCGAGGGCTATTTCTGA
- a CDS encoding glycosyltransferase family 4 protein, whose protein sequence is MSKNILLEAHALTLKQGTGIATYARNLAHTAGSLGHDVELLIGIDRGINRRDPLLSEVALSDVVDPKAIDPLKWAGRAVDWTIGVPGGAKAQRLPAPRIVLDPGSGTAAERRHPTQGAVRLWERSYLHFNRFGRRMAIVPEGRHDLFHATRPTPAFVKNSANVYTIHDIVPLRLPYSTLDNKKYFYNMIKHIVNKGDHIVTVSDFTRRDVLEFFDVPEDRITNTWQSVSVDSAARSISDDDAARDIGNRYGLNFKEYFLFLGAVEPKKNISRMVEAFAASGTTRPLVLVGGLGWQYERDLEMIEDERLLSWRFDGTHIKQERRVQRLPYVPRASLLSLIRGARAVMFPSLYEGFGLPVLEAMLLGTPTITSNTSSLPEVAGDAAMLVNPYKIEDIRDAIKAIDADADLRAELSSRGRKRAEFFSPERYAERMKAVYDRVLG, encoded by the coding sequence GTGTCAAAGAACATCCTTCTCGAAGCCCACGCCCTGACCCTGAAGCAGGGCACGGGGATAGCCACATATGCGCGCAATCTGGCTCACACGGCGGGCAGCCTCGGCCATGACGTCGAGCTGTTGATCGGCATCGACCGCGGCATCAACCGTCGGGATCCTCTGCTGTCGGAGGTCGCCCTGAGCGATGTCGTCGATCCGAAAGCCATCGACCCGCTGAAATGGGCCGGTCGCGCGGTCGACTGGACGATCGGCGTCCCCGGCGGGGCCAAGGCGCAGCGTTTGCCGGCGCCGCGCATCGTCCTCGATCCGGGATCGGGAACCGCGGCCGAAAGGCGGCATCCGACGCAAGGGGCCGTGCGGCTGTGGGAGCGCTCCTATCTGCATTTCAATCGCTTCGGCCGGCGCATGGCGATCGTGCCCGAGGGGCGCCATGATCTGTTTCATGCGACGCGTCCGACACCGGCTTTCGTGAAGAATTCAGCTAACGTCTATACTATTCATGATATTGTTCCGCTGCGGTTGCCTTACTCTACGCTCGATAACAAAAAATACTTCTACAATATGATCAAGCATATCGTGAATAAAGGCGACCATATCGTCACGGTTTCGGATTTCACGAGGCGGGACGTATTGGAGTTTTTTGATGTCCCGGAAGATCGGATAACCAATACATGGCAGTCCGTTTCGGTGGACAGCGCTGCTCGATCGATCTCGGATGACGATGCCGCGCGCGATATCGGCAATCGCTACGGGCTGAACTTCAAGGAGTATTTTCTGTTCCTGGGGGCGGTCGAGCCGAAGAAGAACATCTCGCGCATGGTCGAGGCCTTCGCCGCTTCCGGAACGACCCGCCCCCTCGTGCTCGTGGGCGGGCTCGGCTGGCAATATGAGCGTGATCTTGAAATGATCGAGGATGAGCGCCTGCTGAGCTGGCGCTTCGACGGCACGCATATCAAGCAGGAGCGTCGCGTCCAGCGCTTGCCCTATGTCCCGCGGGCGTCGCTCCTGTCGCTGATCCGTGGGGCCCGGGCGGTCATGTTTCCGTCATTATACGAGGGCTTCGGGCTGCCGGTTCTGGAGGCGATGCTGTTGGGGACGCCGACAATCACATCGAATACGAGTTCTCTTCCAGAGGTCGCCGGAGACGCTGCGATGCTGGTCAACCCCTACAAGATCGAGGACATCCGCGACGCCATCAAGGCGATCGACGCGGATGCGGATCTGCGCGCCGAATTGTCCAGCCGTGGACGGAAACGTGCGGAGTTCTTTTCCCCAGAGCGCTACGCTGAGCGGATGAAGGCGGTCTATGACCGCGTGCTCGGATAA